In Flavobacterium sp., a single window of DNA contains:
- a CDS encoding two-component regulator propeller domain-containing protein has translation MSPKKCFAILFFIINSLFSQNAFENYRFRLVDSETSKSGIYTIAQDQFGVMWMGTNGAGLYKYDGINYVGYEQDSKRGNSINSNLIYTVYVDKQNRLWAGTDEGLCLYNRNLDTFENIDLRKPSQKETVISVRSIIEDNNGNLFLGTFNNGLLKLNVKSRKITSLKLDTPNAVNYLIHSLVKDKKGTIYLGTNSGLKVVDPIRNEVKKVKIARNNELLSGTIISMFFDSKQNLWIGNGYKGLVKADLYSKEKQAFTYPITRKRIMSILGVDDETILCATENDGLIIVNSQGVVQKKYENSKFNNRSLGSNSVWSLYMDKEKRIWLGYYNKGLGVFDRINTKVKGIESLAGNPQSLQTNCVTGIAKDHEGQLWISMEGGGVDVYNPETKNFKHITKSDTQFYSGLTNNNITKVFVDKKQNVWLASWNEGIFFLKKGSRNFINYNTKNTPDLASDNIMSITEDSRGVIWIGTFAKGLHYYNPSDGRFHHCDTKPFYANGMVNLDIRKVMVDSDDAVWVGSTTGLYKVSTKDFVTFSVTSLRNKMSEKLKNHKSIHTINTLYQAKNKEIWIGTDGAGLFSYNKKMDNLKWYINFNGLKEKSISSIVESNDGDIWISGKKGISRLDLKSKTAVNYSTYDGLLGNDFNNNSVLKDEKGILYFGGYEGLNYFNPSSLEKSKKQLPIYFTDLKLFNKSVGPLEKNSPLIKVISETKKIILKHDQSVFTIDFIGINYSFPARNEFAYYLEGFEDSWNYVGSKRSATYTNLAPGKYTFKVKVSEKNGVWSQKPLELKIEILPPWWKTSFAYLFYSLLVLAAIYFGNQYYQNRFKQKQLIQFEQKKAIQIEKLNDKKLQFFTNISHEFRTPLTLILNPLADILKNNTMELSGGVLSKLQTIQKSSDRLSRLINELMDFNQLQFNKMPLKVQQVEVVNFTKEIVSYFDEEALSRRIQLDFESDRKSLKDWVDPKMFEKIIFNVISNAFKVTPDNGKITVKLIVNDELVYFPSLSPAYTHSSFSVIIQDTGAGLDKKDIKRIFDRFYQVNNLNKAYYGSTGIGLEVVRGFVELHKGIIEVESVLGAGTTFKLIFPIGKEFFNENEILQEDFKKDKKISFTPVIEKETIEMADDTEKQDRVYTILIVEDNTELRNYLKNELKKDYKVITAENGQIGLEAALQKLPDLILTDVIMPVMNGLELCKNIKADLKTSHIPLMMLSAKALVKDKLEGIDSGADMYLSKPFDMDILRSSLVQLLKSRQIIFNKFYNGITPKAKEKTTTLDNDFIKNVLTYINENINEYELSVEVLASKVFLSRSQLYRKIKTLTGVSVNEFIRNVRLEKARELIELGNDNITEISIKVGFSSPSYFTKCYKEKYGHLPTQNK, from the coding sequence ATGTCCCCAAAGAAATGTTTTGCCATTTTGTTTTTTATCATAAACAGCTTGTTTTCTCAAAATGCATTTGAGAATTATCGATTTCGTCTGGTAGATAGTGAAACTTCAAAAAGCGGTATTTATACTATTGCACAGGATCAGTTTGGCGTTATGTGGATGGGAACAAATGGTGCAGGTTTATATAAATATGACGGAATAAATTATGTGGGTTACGAGCAGGATTCAAAACGCGGTAATTCTATAAACAGTAATTTAATTTATACGGTTTATGTAGATAAACAAAACCGCTTGTGGGCTGGTACAGATGAAGGATTGTGTTTGTATAATCGAAATTTGGATACTTTTGAAAATATAGACCTTCGAAAACCAAGCCAAAAAGAAACTGTAATTTCTGTAAGAAGTATTATTGAAGACAATAATGGCAATCTTTTTTTAGGGACGTTTAATAATGGTCTGCTAAAACTAAATGTGAAATCACGGAAAATTACAAGCCTAAAATTAGACACGCCCAATGCAGTAAATTATTTGATACATTCTTTGGTAAAAGATAAAAAAGGAACTATTTATTTAGGAACGAATTCTGGTTTAAAAGTAGTTGATCCCATAAGAAATGAGGTAAAAAAAGTAAAAATTGCCAGGAATAATGAATTACTATCCGGTACTATTATCTCTATGTTTTTTGACAGTAAACAAAACTTATGGATTGGTAACGGATACAAAGGTTTGGTTAAGGCCGATTTATATTCTAAAGAGAAACAGGCTTTTACTTATCCTATTACCAGAAAAAGAATTATGTCAATTCTGGGTGTAGATGACGAAACTATTCTTTGTGCCACTGAAAATGATGGATTAATCATTGTAAACAGTCAGGGTGTTGTTCAAAAAAAATACGAAAACAGTAAATTTAATAATCGCAGTTTAGGTTCTAATTCTGTCTGGTCGTTATACATGGACAAAGAAAAAAGAATCTGGCTGGGATATTATAATAAAGGTTTAGGAGTTTTTGACAGAATAAACACTAAGGTTAAAGGTATTGAAAGTTTAGCCGGAAATCCGCAGTCATTGCAAACCAATTGCGTTACCGGAATTGCCAAAGATCATGAAGGCCAGTTGTGGATTTCTATGGAAGGCGGCGGTGTTGATGTTTATAATCCTGAAACCAAAAACTTTAAACATATTACCAAATCAGATACTCAATTTTATTCAGGATTAACCAATAATAATATTACTAAAGTTTTTGTAGATAAAAAACAAAATGTCTGGCTGGCAAGCTGGAATGAGGGAATCTTTTTTTTGAAAAAAGGAAGCAGGAACTTTATTAATTACAACACAAAAAATACTCCTGATTTGGCCTCAGATAATATTATGAGTATTACCGAAGATTCAAGAGGTGTCATATGGATTGGAACTTTTGCAAAAGGACTGCACTATTATAATCCGTCAGACGGTCGTTTTCATCATTGCGATACAAAACCATTTTACGCCAACGGAATGGTAAATTTAGACATTAGAAAAGTAATGGTCGATTCTGATGATGCTGTTTGGGTGGGTTCTACAACAGGTTTGTATAAAGTCAGCACTAAGGATTTTGTTACTTTTTCCGTGACTTCTTTACGCAATAAAATGTCAGAAAAGCTCAAAAATCATAAAAGCATACACACGATTAATACTTTGTATCAGGCGAAAAATAAAGAAATATGGATTGGTACAGACGGAGCAGGATTATTCAGCTATAATAAAAAAATGGACAATCTAAAATGGTACATAAATTTTAACGGACTTAAAGAAAAATCAATTTCCTCTATTGTTGAATCAAACGACGGAGATATTTGGATAAGCGGAAAAAAAGGAATCAGCAGACTGGATTTAAAAAGCAAAACGGCAGTTAATTATTCTACATACGACGGTTTGCTGGGAAATGATTTTAATAACAATTCCGTATTAAAAGACGAGAAAGGAATCCTGTATTTTGGAGGTTACGAAGGCTTAAACTATTTTAATCCTTCGAGTCTGGAAAAAAGTAAAAAACAGCTTCCTATTTATTTTACCGATCTGAAACTCTTCAATAAATCAGTCGGGCCGCTCGAAAAAAATTCACCATTAATAAAAGTAATATCCGAAACAAAAAAGATCATACTCAAACATGATCAGTCTGTATTTACAATTGATTTTATTGGAATAAATTATTCTTTTCCGGCAAGAAATGAATTTGCTTATTATCTGGAAGGTTTTGAAGATTCGTGGAATTATGTGGGTAGTAAGCGATCTGCAACGTATACCAACTTAGCTCCTGGAAAGTACACTTTTAAAGTCAAAGTATCTGAAAAAAATGGGGTCTGGAGCCAGAAACCATTAGAATTAAAAATTGAAATTTTACCGCCCTGGTGGAAAACATCATTTGCATATCTCTTCTATTCACTCTTAGTACTGGCGGCAATTTATTTTGGAAATCAATATTATCAAAATAGGTTCAAACAAAAACAATTAATACAATTTGAACAGAAAAAAGCAATTCAGATCGAAAAATTAAATGATAAAAAATTACAGTTTTTCACCAATATTTCGCATGAGTTTAGAACGCCGCTTACTTTAATTTTAAATCCATTAGCTGATATACTCAAGAACAATACTATGGAATTATCAGGCGGCGTTTTGAGTAAACTGCAGACTATTCAAAAAAGTTCAGATAGACTTTCCAGATTAATCAATGAGCTGATGGATTTTAATCAGCTTCAGTTTAATAAAATGCCGTTGAAAGTACAGCAGGTAGAAGTCGTAAATTTTACCAAAGAAATCGTAAGTTATTTTGATGAAGAAGCTTTGAGCCGCAGAATTCAGCTTGATTTTGAATCGGATAGAAAGTCATTAAAAGACTGGGTAGATCCTAAAATGTTTGAGAAAATTATTTTTAATGTAATTTCAAATGCTTTTAAGGTAACTCCGGATAACGGAAAAATAACAGTAAAATTAATAGTAAATGATGAGCTGGTTTATTTTCCATCATTAAGTCCGGCTTATACACATTCTTCTTTTTCAGTTATCATTCAGGACACCGGGGCAGGATTAGATAAAAAAGATATTAAGCGAATTTTTGACCGTTTCTATCAGGTAAATAATTTGAATAAAGCCTATTACGGAAGTACAGGAATAGGGTTGGAAGTAGTGCGCGGCTTTGTCGAACTGCACAAAGGAATCATCGAAGTCGAAAGTGTATTAGGAGCGGGAACTACTTTTAAATTGATATTTCCTATTGGAAAAGAGTTTTTTAATGAAAATGAAATACTGCAGGAAGATTTTAAAAAAGACAAAAAAATAAGCTTTACACCTGTTATTGAAAAAGAAACTATTGAAATGGCAGATGATACTGAAAAACAAGATCGGGTTTATACTATTTTAATTGTTGAAGATAACACCGAACTTAGAAATTATCTTAAAAATGAACTCAAAAAAGACTATAAAGTCATAACAGCAGAAAATGGCCAGATTGGTTTAGAAGCTGCTTTGCAGAAACTGCCTGATTTAATTTTAACCGATGTGATTATGCCGGTTATGAACGGTTTAGAATTATGCAAAAACATTAAAGCAGATTTAAAAACTAGTCATATTCCGTTAATGATGCTGTCTGCAAAAGCATTGGTCAAAGATAAATTAGAAGGAATTGATTCTGGCGCCGATATGTATTTAAGTAAACCATTTGATATGGATATTTTGAGATCCAGTTTAGTACAATTGCTAAAAAGCAGGCAGATTATATTTAATAAATTCTATAACGGCATTACGCCAAAAGCAAAAGAAAAAACTACGACACTTGATAATGATTTTATAAAAAATGTCCTGACTTACATCAATGAAAATATCAACGAATATGAATTGAGTGTTGAAGTTCTGGCATCGAAAGTTTTTTTAAGCAGAAGTCAGCTGTATCGAAAAATTAAAACGTTGACTGGCGTTTCTGTAAATGAATTTATACGAAATGTGCGTTTAGAAAAAGCAAGGGAATTAATAGAGCTGGGCAATGACAATATAACCGAAATCAGCATCAAAGTGGGTTTTAGTTCTCCATCTTATTTTACAAAATGTTATAAAGAAAAATACGGACATCTTCCCACACAAAACAAATAA
- the xyl3A gene encoding xylan 1,4-beta-xylosidase, giving the protein MKINYLYFLGLVCFFNLNAQQYPYKDPSLSSKKRAEDLISRLTLEEKAALMCDQSDAVPRLGIKKFNWWSEALHGYANNDNVTVFPEPIGMAASFDDQLVFRVFNAVSDEARAKYNQWIKNGNENKRFLSLSVWTPNVNIFRDPRWGRGQETYGEDPYLTSRMGVSVVKGLQGPADAKYRKLLACAKHFAVHSGPEWSRHELNLNNVNPRELYETYLPAFKALVQEADVRQVMCAYQRLDDEPCCSNKRLLQRILRDEWGFQYLVVSDCGAVTDFYTTHKVSSDDIHAASKAVLAGTDVECVWDKYPFKKLPEAVEKDLIKEEEINKSLLRVLTGRFDLGEMDDDSIVSWAQIPATVLNSKEHQQLALEMAQKSMTLLQNKNNILPLNKTINKVAVIGPNADNEPMLWGNYNGTPNKTITIKEGIEGKLTENRVLYDKSCDLVEDKVTDTYFDQFSFEGKKGMKATYWNNPNREGNSVFSQQILNPIKMTTAGQHEFASGVKLKGFSVKYETEFTAKENETLVFKTGATGAFELFVDGKSIAKYTNWRTVPGKIPFEAEAGKKYKIEIHFAQSNNWQANIEFDFGKEFDIDFKTLIQKLKGIDTVVFAGGLSTLLEGEEMPVSYPGFKGGDRTNIELPAVQRKCLKELKAAGKKVIFVNCSGSAIALTPETESCDAILQAWYPGESGGQAVADVLFGDYNPAGKLPVSFYKNSDKLGDFEDYSLKGRTYRYTTDVLFPFGFGLSYSKFDIGTANLTKNRIKSNEDTQLNFSIKNSSKRDGTEIVQVYVRKLNDTDGPLKTLKAFKRIELKAGEKQNVTISLPASSFEFYDAKMRGMNVASGEYEVYCGNSSDNKDLKTVKIFIQ; this is encoded by the coding sequence ATGAAAATCAATTATTTATATTTTTTAGGTTTAGTGTGTTTTTTCAATTTAAATGCACAGCAATATCCTTATAAAGATCCGTCGCTTAGTTCTAAAAAACGTGCAGAAGATTTAATTTCGAGATTAACGCTCGAAGAAAAAGCAGCATTAATGTGCGATCAAAGTGACGCTGTACCAAGATTGGGAATCAAAAAGTTTAACTGGTGGAGCGAAGCCCTGCACGGTTATGCTAATAATGATAATGTTACTGTTTTTCCAGAACCTATAGGAATGGCAGCTTCATTTGACGACCAATTGGTTTTTCGTGTATTTAATGCCGTTTCTGATGAAGCACGTGCCAAATACAACCAATGGATCAAAAACGGAAATGAAAACAAACGTTTCTTAAGCCTTTCTGTCTGGACGCCCAATGTCAATATTTTTAGAGACCCGCGCTGGGGACGCGGACAGGAAACTTATGGTGAAGATCCGTATCTTACTTCACGAATGGGAGTTTCGGTTGTAAAAGGACTTCAGGGACCAGCAGATGCAAAATATCGCAAACTTTTGGCCTGCGCTAAACATTTCGCTGTTCATTCCGGTCCAGAATGGAGCAGACATGAATTGAATCTGAATAATGTAAATCCGCGGGAATTATACGAAACGTATCTTCCGGCATTTAAAGCATTGGTTCAGGAAGCAGATGTTCGTCAGGTAATGTGTGCGTATCAGCGTTTAGACGACGAACCTTGCTGTAGTAATAAACGGCTTTTGCAGCGTATTCTTCGCGATGAATGGGGATTTCAATATCTGGTAGTTTCAGACTGCGGTGCCGTTACTGATTTTTATACCACTCATAAAGTTTCATCAGATGATATTCACGCCGCATCAAAAGCTGTATTGGCAGGAACTGATGTAGAATGTGTCTGGGATAAATATCCGTTTAAAAAACTACCAGAAGCCGTTGAAAAAGATTTAATAAAAGAGGAAGAAATCAATAAAAGTCTGCTTCGCGTTTTAACCGGGCGTTTTGATTTGGGCGAAATGGATGATGATTCGATCGTGTCCTGGGCACAAATTCCGGCTACGGTGCTTAACAGTAAAGAACATCAGCAGCTAGCCCTCGAAATGGCACAAAAGTCAATGACACTTTTGCAAAATAAAAACAATATTCTACCTCTAAACAAAACCATAAATAAAGTGGCTGTGATTGGACCAAATGCAGATAATGAACCTATGTTATGGGGAAATTATAATGGAACACCCAATAAAACGATTACGATTAAAGAAGGAATCGAAGGAAAACTAACCGAAAATAGAGTTCTTTACGATAAATCTTGTGATTTAGTCGAAGACAAAGTAACGGATACTTATTTTGATCAATTTTCTTTTGAAGGAAAAAAAGGAATGAAAGCTACTTATTGGAACAATCCTAATAGAGAAGGAAATAGTGTGTTTTCTCAGCAAATCTTAAATCCTATAAAAATGACCACAGCAGGCCAGCATGAATTTGCTTCGGGAGTAAAACTGAAAGGATTTTCGGTAAAATATGAAACGGAATTTACAGCTAAAGAAAACGAAACACTTGTTTTTAAAACAGGAGCAACCGGAGCTTTTGAATTATTTGTTGATGGAAAATCGATAGCAAAGTATACCAACTGGCGAACTGTTCCCGGAAAAATTCCTTTTGAAGCAGAAGCCGGAAAAAAATATAAAATTGAAATTCATTTTGCCCAGTCCAACAATTGGCAGGCTAATATTGAATTTGATTTTGGAAAAGAATTCGATATTGATTTTAAAACCTTAATTCAAAAATTAAAAGGAATTGATACTGTCGTTTTCGCAGGCGGACTTTCGACACTGCTTGAAGGAGAAGAAATGCCCGTTTCGTATCCTGGTTTCAAAGGCGGCGATCGTACTAATATTGAACTTCCGGCTGTACAAAGAAAATGTTTAAAAGAATTGAAAGCAGCAGGTAAAAAAGTAATTTTTGTAAACTGTTCAGGATCTGCTATTGCTTTAACGCCCGAAACAGAAAGCTGCGATGCCATTCTGCAGGCTTGGTATCCGGGAGAATCTGGAGGACAGGCGGTTGCTGATGTTCTTTTTGGAGATTATAACCCAGCGGGAAAACTGCCGGTTTCATTTTATAAAAATTCAGACAAGCTGGGTGATTTCGAAGATTATTCGCTTAAAGGCCGTACATATCGTTATACAACCGATGTTTTATTTCCGTTTGGATTTGGTTTGAGTTATTCAAAATTCGATATCGGAACTGCAAACCTGACAAAGAACAGAATAAAATCTAATGAAGATACACAGTTAAATTTTTCAATAAAAAACAGCAGCAAACGTGACGGAACAGAGATTGTTCAGGTGTATGTTCGAAAATTAAATGATACAGATGGCCCTTTAAAAACATTAAAAGCTTTTAAACGAATTGAACTAAAAGCTGGCGAAAAGCAAAATGTAACCATCAGTTTACCCGCTTCTTCATTTGAGTTTTATGATGCCAAAATGAGAGGAATGAATGTCGCTTCCGGAGAATACGAAGTGTATTGTGGTAATAGTTCGGATAATAAAGATTTAAAAACAGTCAAAATATTTATTCAGTAA
- a CDS encoding glycoside hydrolase family 97 catalytic domain-containing protein — translation MQQIKGFKHVLCLCLFSFLNLQAQSVVKSPDGKLKVSLFLSDGQPFYSLSYNEKTFLEKSPLGLKTNVGDFTTGLVLKTNVVQNKIDEKYQLPNIKNSNVHYEANEVIFSFSKENKAVIDIIFRVSNNNAAFKYKIYPQSESRSCVVLEEASGYHLPEGTTTFLCPQSKPMTGFARTAPSYETSYTLDDQMGKNGIGEGYTFPCLFKVNDKGWVLLSETGVDSGYCASRLLGHEKGLYNIGFPMAGENNGNGTTTPGIPLMGETPWRTITVGETLAPIVETTIPFDLVKPKYGASKVYKYTKGSWSWIMKMDDNTTFPVQKQYIDFSAAMGYETILVDALWDTQIGKDKIAGLSRYGGEKGVGLYLWYNSNGYWNDAPQGPRGMMDNSIIRRREMAWLKSIDVKGIKVDFFGGDKQVTMKLYEDILSDANDFGLMVIFHGCTLPRGWERMYPNYASSEAVFASENLHFGQSSCDNEAMNAAIHPFIRNTAGSMDFGGSALNKFYNSENTPNKGSKRMTSDVFALAAAVLFQSGVQHFALAPNNLKDAPDWAMNFMKEVPTTWDEVRFLDGYPGKYVILARRKETKWYIAGINAQKETLSLKLKLPMLASNSVLTSYFDDEKLNGKVKTIRLKNNQEAEIKIPFNGGILLVNE, via the coding sequence ATGCAGCAAATTAAGGGTTTTAAACATGTTCTATGTTTGTGTCTGTTTAGTTTTTTAAACTTACAAGCACAATCAGTTGTAAAAAGTCCCGACGGAAAACTAAAAGTGTCTCTTTTTTTGTCTGATGGTCAGCCTTTTTACAGCCTTTCTTATAATGAAAAAACATTTTTAGAAAAATCTCCGCTTGGTTTAAAAACTAATGTTGGGGATTTTACAACAGGATTAGTTTTAAAAACAAACGTTGTTCAAAATAAAATTGACGAAAAATACCAGCTGCCCAATATAAAAAACAGTAATGTGCATTATGAAGCTAACGAAGTCATTTTTTCTTTCAGTAAAGAAAATAAAGCAGTTATCGATATCATATTTAGAGTAAGCAATAACAATGCAGCTTTCAAATATAAAATATATCCACAAAGTGAAAGTCGCTCCTGTGTGGTACTGGAAGAAGCTTCAGGATATCATCTGCCGGAAGGCACAACTACATTTCTTTGTCCGCAAAGTAAACCAATGACCGGATTTGCCAGAACTGCTCCAAGTTATGAAACATCTTATACATTAGATGATCAGATGGGGAAAAACGGAATTGGCGAAGGTTATACATTTCCATGTCTTTTTAAAGTAAATGATAAAGGATGGGTTTTGTTATCAGAAACTGGTGTAGACAGCGGGTATTGTGCCAGCAGATTGCTTGGACACGAAAAAGGATTATATAATATTGGTTTTCCAATGGCGGGAGAAAATAACGGAAACGGAACAACAACTCCGGGAATACCACTCATGGGCGAAACACCCTGGAGAACTATTACTGTTGGCGAAACTTTGGCTCCAATTGTAGAAACTACTATTCCATTTGATTTGGTAAAGCCAAAATATGGAGCTTCAAAAGTATATAAATATACCAAAGGTTCATGGAGCTGGATCATGAAAATGGATGATAATACGACTTTTCCGGTACAAAAACAGTATATCGATTTTAGTGCCGCAATGGGATATGAAACCATTTTAGTTGATGCACTTTGGGATACTCAAATAGGAAAAGATAAAATTGCCGGACTGTCCCGATATGGCGGCGAAAAAGGTGTCGGCTTGTATTTATGGTACAATTCAAACGGATATTGGAACGATGCTCCACAGGGACCAAGAGGAATGATGGATAACAGTATCATCCGCCGACGTGAAATGGCATGGCTAAAAAGCATTGATGTAAAAGGCATTAAAGTAGATTTTTTTGGAGGTGACAAACAGGTAACCATGAAACTCTATGAAGATATTTTGAGTGATGCGAATGATTTTGGGCTAATGGTTATTTTTCACGGATGTACTCTGCCAAGAGGATGGGAGCGTATGTATCCTAATTATGCCTCAAGTGAAGCTGTTTTCGCTAGCGAAAATCTGCATTTTGGACAGTCAAGCTGCGACAATGAAGCTATGAATGCTGCGATACATCCCTTTATTAGAAATACGGCAGGAAGCATGGATTTTGGTGGAAGCGCCTTAAACAAATTTTACAATAGCGAAAATACTCCTAACAAAGGTTCAAAAAGAATGACTTCGGATGTATTTGCATTGGCAGCAGCTGTACTTTTTCAGAGCGGTGTACAGCATTTTGCATTGGCACCAAATAACTTGAAAGATGCTCCAGACTGGGCAATGAATTTTATGAAAGAAGTTCCCACAACCTGGGATGAAGTTCGTTTTTTAGATGGCTATCCCGGAAAATACGTAATCCTTGCCCGCCGAAAAGAAACCAAATGGTATATCGCCGGAATAAATGCCCAAAAAGAAACATTGAGTTTAAAATTGAAACTTCCAATGCTAGCTTCTAATTCAGTATTGACCAGTTATTTTGATGATGAAAAATTAAACGGAAAAGTAAAAACAATCAGACTTAAAAATAATCAGGAAGCTGAAATTAAAATTCCTTTTAATGGAGGAATACTGCTCGTAAATGAATAA